GGCCGGCGATGCCCCGGAGGCGGTGGTGCGGCGCATGATCCGCCTGACGGAGGCGGCATGATCGGCCCGGGCAATGGTGTGCGCGTCTACCTGGCCTGCGGGGTGACCGACATGCGCAAGGGAATAACCGGTCTTGCTGCGGCAGCGGATCAGGTATTGCGTCAGGACCCCTGCAGCCGTGCGGTCTTTGCCTTTCGCGGCCGGCGCGGGGACCGCATCAAGCTGCTGCACTGGGACGGCCAGGGGTTCTGCCTCTACTACAAGGTTCTGGAGCGCGGACGCTTTCCCTGGCCCTCGCCGGCCGATGGCGTGGCGCGCCTGACCTCGGCGCAGCTGGCGATGCTGTGGGAGGGCATTGACTGGCGCCGTCCGGCCTGGACGGCGGCACCCCTGCGGGCGGGCTGATATTTTATCAGAATCAAGGGGATAGTGCTGTTCCTGGGGAGTCGGCTGGGGTAAACTTCTGCCCATGATACCGACGCTGGACAGCCTGCCGGACGACCCGGCCACCCTGAAGGCGATGATCCTCGCCCAGCACGAGGAGGTGACCCGCATGTCGGCCTCGGTGCGGGCCTATGAAAGCCTGGTGGAGGCACTCAAGGCGCGCATTCTGCGCCTGCGCAAGCAGAAGTTCGGCAGCTCCTCGGAACGCATCACGCGCGAGATCGCCCAGCTGGAGCTGGCCCTGGAGGACCTGCAGGTCGCCCACGCCCGCGAGTACGGCGGACAGGCGGAGGGCGATCCGGCCCCGACCCCCGAGAGCGAAAGTACGGACAAGCCACAGGGCCGCCGGCGCGGCCGCCCCCGGGTGGATCCGCAGACACCCCGCACGCGGGAGACCCTGGATCCCGGAGAAGAATGCCCCGACTGCGGCGGACCGCTGCGCCTGTTGGGCGAAG
The Fodinicurvata sediminis DSM 21159 genome window above contains:
- the tnpB gene encoding IS66 family insertion sequence element accessory protein TnpB (TnpB, as the term is used for proteins encoded by IS66 family insertion elements, is considered an accessory protein, since TnpC, encoded by a neighboring gene, is a DDE family transposase.), producing the protein MIGPGNGVRVYLACGVTDMRKGITGLAAAADQVLRQDPCSRAVFAFRGRRGDRIKLLHWDGQGFCLYYKVLERGRFPWPSPADGVARLTSAQLAMLWEGIDWRRPAWTAAPLRAG